A window of the Lysinibacillus irui genome harbors these coding sequences:
- the epsC gene encoding serine O-acetyltransferase EpsC, which yields MNLNDWLNEKVPEITSSLNDINRQYVDIENSIGFVGRNQIYKILDNFHEVLFPGIHTAPPIDNTRINIVSSNKLRETALDLRDIIEKVLIYNMEYNSDTDNCTCQEDADRIVMKLISQFPNIRKILQTDIQAAYNGDPAALSTEEILLSYPSIVAVYIHRIAHELYEQGVPIVPRIMSEYAHSLTGIDIHPGATIGESFFIDHGTGVVIGETCNIGNNVKIYQSVTLGALSFPLDENGNPIKGIKRHPNIEDNVVIYAGATILGGETTIGHDSVLGSNIWLMNSIPPYSRVYNSPPSPNISSSKTKKS from the coding sequence ATGAATTTAAATGATTGGCTAAATGAAAAAGTTCCAGAAATCACAAGTTCATTAAACGATATTAACCGGCAATATGTTGATATCGAAAATTCAATAGGCTTTGTTGGGCGCAATCAAATTTATAAAATTTTAGATAATTTTCACGAAGTGCTGTTCCCAGGTATTCATACGGCTCCACCGATCGATAATACTCGAATTAATATTGTAAGTAGTAATAAACTGCGTGAAACGGCATTAGATTTACGTGATATCATTGAAAAAGTATTAATTTACAATATGGAATATAATAGCGATACAGACAACTGCACGTGTCAAGAGGATGCGGACCGTATTGTAATGAAGTTAATCTCCCAATTCCCGAATATCCGTAAAATTTTGCAAACAGATATTCAGGCAGCATACAACGGTGACCCGGCTGCTCTTTCTACAGAGGAGATTTTATTAAGCTATCCATCAATCGTAGCTGTATATATTCACCGTATTGCACACGAGCTATATGAACAGGGAGTACCGATTGTGCCACGTATTATGTCAGAGTATGCACACAGTTTAACAGGAATCGATATTCATCCAGGGGCAACAATTGGAGAATCCTTCTTTATCGACCATGGCACAGGGGTCGTTATCGGTGAAACATGTAACATAGGCAATAACGTCAAAATCTATCAAAGTGTTACATTAGGGGCATTAAGCTTCCCTCTTGATGAAAATGGTAATCCAATTAAAGGAATTAAACGACATCCTAATATCGAGGATAATGTCGTTATTTATGCAGGTGCAACAATTTTAGGTGGCGAGACGACGATCGGCCATGATTCAGTGCTAGGCAGTAATATTTGGCTAATGAATTCAATCCCACCCTATTCACGTGTCTACAACTCACCACCATCACCAAACATTAGTAGCAGTAAAACAAAAAAGAGTTAA
- a CDS encoding M20 aminoacylase family protein, with translation MSNAEFKKQLQEWRQQLHRIPETAFEEVKTSAYIAQELKKMGLEVHENIGRTGVVASLTVGEGNGIIGLRADMDALNLMEVKKLPYRSEHQGKMHACGHDGHMTTLLGAAKLLSTRKNFNGTVRFIFQPAEEIGKGAQAMMDDKLFERFPVDAIYGLHNMPGLPVGTIHTKSGPIMASEDNFVIRIKGKGSHSSSPHMGIDPLVIAAEIILALQTVVARNLDPLQTAVVSCTEIHSDGIRNAIPSNVEIKGDTRSFTPEVQKLLEERMRSICESICAMHGAECEFEYTHEFSPTINWDECNETAIIAANNVVRVENTNSDCVPIMASEDFGKFIEEIPGCFVFLGSKDEDEEVIPLHNSHYDYNDAILETGAEFFAEIIKLCLAK, from the coding sequence ATGAGTAACGCAGAATTTAAAAAACAACTACAAGAATGGCGACAACAATTACACAGAATTCCTGAGACTGCTTTCGAGGAAGTAAAAACATCGGCTTATATAGCACAAGAACTCAAAAAGATGGGTTTAGAGGTACATGAAAATATCGGGCGTACAGGTGTTGTAGCAAGCCTTACTGTTGGAGAAGGGAACGGGATTATTGGATTACGAGCTGATATGGATGCATTAAATCTAATGGAAGTGAAGAAACTTCCTTATCGCTCAGAACATCAAGGAAAAATGCATGCATGTGGACATGATGGTCACATGACTACTTTATTAGGAGCCGCTAAATTACTTTCTACTCGAAAAAACTTTAATGGTACTGTTCGATTCATCTTTCAACCTGCTGAGGAAATTGGAAAAGGTGCTCAAGCGATGATGGACGATAAATTATTTGAACGCTTCCCAGTTGACGCAATTTACGGCCTGCATAATATGCCGGGATTACCAGTTGGAACGATTCATACTAAGTCAGGTCCGATTATGGCTAGCGAAGATAACTTTGTTATTCGAATTAAAGGAAAAGGCTCACATTCATCAAGTCCACATATGGGTATTGATCCTTTAGTAATAGCAGCAGAAATTATTCTTGCACTTCAAACAGTAGTGGCGAGAAATCTAGATCCGCTTCAAACAGCAGTTGTATCATGTACAGAAATTCATTCAGATGGAATTCGAAATGCAATTCCCTCTAATGTAGAAATTAAAGGAGATACGAGGAGCTTTACTCCAGAAGTTCAAAAACTTTTAGAAGAAAGAATGAGAAGTATTTGTGAAAGTATATGTGCCATGCACGGTGCAGAGTGCGAATTTGAGTATACTCATGAATTTTCGCCGACAATTAACTGGGATGAATGCAATGAAACGGCTATCATAGCAGCTAACAATGTTGTTCGTGTAGAAAATACAAACAGTGATTGTGTACCAATCATGGCCTCGGAGGATTTTGGTAAATTTATAGAGGAAATTCCCGGCTGCTTTGTATTCCTTGGAAGTAAAGATGAAGATGAAGAAGTCATTCCACTGCATAACTCCCATTACGATTACAATGACGCAATCTTAGAAACAGGTGCTGAATTCTTTGCCGAAATTATTAAACTATGTCTAGCAAAATAA